From Bacilli bacterium PM5-9:
ATTTAAATCACCAAAAATATTATAACATATTTATTATTTATATAGTTATTCATTTGAAAATAAGATATAATATTATAGGAAAGGCTGGCGAGTTTAATGATTAATTTTGAAAAACTTTTAGAAAATAAAATAATAAGTAAAGAACAATTTCTACTTAATTATTATTCTTTAATTAATATTAATGAAACAGAACTTGTGATTATATTATTAATAGAGAATATGTTAAGTTCAAATAAATTAGTTACAGTTCAAGAATTAGAAAAGAAAATGAATATATCAAGTGATATTATAAATAAAGCAATAAAAAGATTAATACAAAAAAAATATTTAAGTTTTGATCCATATTCAAGTAATAATAGTATTGATACAAGTTTTATTTATGAAAAAATTGTTGATCAATTAACAAAAGATGAAATAGCAAGCAATGAAAAAAATAAGACAAAAAATGAGGGAAACCTTATAAAAATGTTTGAGAAAGAGTTCAAAAGAAATTTATCACCATTTGAAATAGAAACTATTAGAGAATGGTCAACATCATTTAGTGAAGAATTAATTATTTATAGTTTAAGAGAAGCAGTATTAAATGGTGTAATAAATTTAAAATATATTGAAAAAATTATTGTGGAACAGGCGAAAATTATTAATGGATAAAAGAGCTTTAAAAATAAAAGAAGTTTTAGACAAAATGTACCCTGATGCATATTGTGAACTTAATTTTTCAAATGAACTAGAGTTGTTGATTGCTGTTTTACTATCAGCACAAACAACCGATAAATCTGTAAACAAACTAACTAAAATGTTATTTAAAAAATATCAATCAGTAGATGACTATATAAATGCAGATATAAATGAATTAGAAAATGATTTAAGAACTATCGGTTTATATAAAAATAAGGCAAAGAATATTATTAAACTTGCTAATATGTTAAAAAATGATTTTAATAAAACAATTCCTCATACTAGAGAGGAATTAGAAAGATTACCTGGTGTTGGAAGAAAGACTGCTAATGTTGTCTTATCATGTGCTTTTAATGTTCCGACAATTGCAGTTGATACGCATGTTGAGCGTGTTGCAAAACGCCTTAAACTTGCATATAAAAATGATTCAGTTTTAAAGGTTGAAGAAAAGTTGATGAAAAAGTTTCCAAAAGAAATGTGGTCAAAGCTACATCATCAATTAATTTTCTTTGGTAGATATCATTGTAAGGCGATAAACCCTAATTGCAATACTTGTCAATTAAAAGAGCTTTGCAGATACCCAAATATAAATATCTAAGTTTTTTAAAATACAATAATATTATACTTACAATCTTTATATTATTTATTTAAATAAATTGCTTGATTTTAACACATAAATAACATATAATATTAAGTGTAGAAGCTACATAGAAGGGAGGCTAGTTTAAGATGTCAAAAGTTGAAGTAAGAAATAATGAATCTTTAGATGATGCACTTCGTCGTTTTAAAAGACAAGTTTCCAAAACTGGTACTCTTCAAGAAGCACGTAAGAGAGAATATTATGTAAAGCCTGGAATTAAAAAGAAATTAAAGTCTGAAGAAGCACGTAAAAAGAAATTTTAATTATAAAAGCACAGTAGTGCTTTTTTTAATACATAAAGAGGTGTTTTATTGTGAATATTTACAGGTATATGAGAAATATTAATAATGTTTTAATTGTAGGAGACATTAATTTTTTTGATGATGATAATATTGAAGTTGAAATGATTTCTGATCATAAACAAGAAAATGTTGTAAGGTATATAAATATCTTAGATTTTATTAATGACAAAAAAAAGCCATTTTATTTTAAATATAATAATATTATAATAGAAGAGAAATACTTGGATATCTTTGGTGATGTTAAATATTTTTTCGAAGATAATAATTTTAAATTATTAATTATTTTAAATAAAGAATATCAAATTGAAAAAAGTGATACTTTAATTAAAATATTAGATAATAAATTATTTGATACTAAAATTTTTAGTGATGATAATTTTCAAATTTTAGAAATAACTAGGTGATTATATGATAGACTCTAACTATAAAAAAATACGATTTGTTTTAGCTTCAATTCTATTTTTAAATTTACTTGTATCATTTACGAAAATTTTTCTTGGTTACTATACCAACTCTCAAAGTGTCTATGCTGATGGGTTTCACTCTTTAAGTGATGGTTTTAATAATATTATCGGTATTGTTGCTTTATCTATTGCGTATAAGCCTGCTGATGAAAATCATCCATATGGACATAAAAAAATTGAAACAATCTTATCTTTATTTATTGGTTTTATTTTACTTTTAATGTCTTATAATATCTTTGTTGATGCACTTAAAAATTTCAATAAACCTTTAAACTTAAATATATCAATTTTTTCTATATTGATAATGATTGCTACAATGATTGTTAATATTTTTGTAACTATTTATGAAAAGAAGAAGGGTGAAGAATTAAATAGTTCTTTCTTAATTAGTGATGCTAAACATACAATGTCTGATGTTTATGTCAGTGCATCAGTTGTTATTTCATTAATTGGTATTAAATATTTAGGCTTACCTGAATACTTTGATACAATAATTTCATTTTTAGTTGTGATTTTCATTTTTAAAACAGCAATCACTATTATAATTGATTCTTCCAAGATTTTAAGTGATACTAAAATAATTAATCCAGAGTTAGTTGAAGAGATTGTTTATTCTTTTAATGATGTAAAAGAATGCCATATGATAAAGAGTAGGGGCTTTGACAACTTTGCTTTTTTAGAACTACATGTTTTAGTTGATGAAAATATGAGTGTAAAGGTGGCTCATTCTTTATCACATGATATTGAGACAAAAATAAAAAAAGAGATAATGAAAAATGTCAATGTTGTAATTCACATTGAGCCATTTGGTAATAGTCATATTGATGAGGAGTGATTGAATATGTCAACTAGAGTTGCTAATAGTATCAAAATGTTAGAAATATTAAGAGATGGTCGAAAGTATAAAAAAAATGAGCTTGCTCAATTATTACAAACAAATCCAAGGAATATTATTGAATATCGTAAAGATTTATATGATGCTGGTTATAATATCGAATATCAAAATGGTACAAATGGTGGTTATTATTTGGATAGTGCTTGTTTATTACCTAGTGTAAATTTATCGAACAATGAAAAGACGGCACTTTTAAGATCCTATGATTTTTTAAAGAATAGTGACTTTTTTCATTTGAAAAACTATTATGATGCTCTTATTAAAATTAAAGCAAATTTTGATTCTAGTAATTTACTTCATGAATCATATATTAATCAAGCTCGTCCTGTTGATATTGATTTAATTGATAATTATTACAAAGTATTATCGAATGCTATTTCAATGCACCGTAAGGTATCATTAAAATATGAATCTATTAATAGCGATACTATTAAAAAGACAATTATTCATCCTTATGAGTTAATTCGTTATCAAAATTTTTGGTATTTGATTGCTCGTGATGAATCGAGCGATAAGCAATTTAAAATTTATAAATTATCTAAAAGAATGAAAGAATTAACAATCTTAGAAGATAAACCGTTTTACTTTGATGAAGATTTTAAAGCAAGTGATTATATTGGTAAAACTTCTCTTATTAAGCTAGAACGTTTTGAAATAGAATTGATTGCTACTGGGGCAAGTGCTGTATCGTTAAGTGAAAAAAAGATTGGTTTAGACCCTGTTTATGATTGGGTTGATCAAAATACACTTTGCCTTAAAACTACAATTGAAGGGAAGTATAATGCTATTGGCTTAATTTTATCATTAGGTAATAATGCAAAATTAGTGAAGCCACAATCACTTGTTGATGAGATTAAAAAGATTATTGAAAAGATGCATAACATCTACATTGATAGTTCACACTTATAACACATGAAAGTGCGATAATACTGAAGTAAGGGAGTGGTTTTATGAAAAAAGAAAACAGTTTTTTCAAAAGAAATAAAGAAAAAATGATTTTTGTATCACTAATTGTTATGGTTTTACTATTTATAGTAAACCTTATAATGATTTTACAAATTAAAAATGATGATGATAGTTTTAGCAATTCAAATAATCAGGCATCATCAATTAAAATATCT
This genomic window contains:
- a CDS encoding hypothetical protein (product_source=Hypo-rule applied; superfamily=90064), which produces MNIYRYMRNINNVLIVGDINFFDDDNIEVEMISDHKQENVVRYINILDFINDKKKPFYFKYNNIIIEEKYLDIFGDVKYFFEDNNFKLLIILNKEYQIEKSDTLIKILDNKLFDTKIFSDDNFQILEITR
- a CDS encoding DNA replication protein (product_source=KO:K02086; cath_funfam=1.10.10.10,1.10.10.630; cog=COG3935; ko=KO:K02086; pfam=PF07261; superfamily=158499; tigrfam=TIGR01446), which gives rise to MINFEKLLENKIISKEQFLLNYYSLININETELVIILLIENMLSSNKLVTVQELEKKMNISSDIINKAIKRLIQKKYLSFDPYSSNNSIDTSFIYEKIVDQLTKDEIASNEKNKTKNEGNLIKMFEKEFKRNLSPFEIETIREWSTSFSEELIIYSLREAVLNGVINLKYIEKIIVEQAKIING
- a CDS encoding cation diffusion facilitator family transporter (product_source=TIGR01297; cath_funfam=1.20.1510.10,3.30.70.1350; cog=COG0053; pfam=PF01545,PF16916; superfamily=160240,161111; tigrfam=TIGR01297; transmembrane_helix_parts=Inside_1_11,TMhelix_12_34,Outside_35_79,TMhelix_80_99,Inside_100_111,TMhelix_112_134,Outside_135_153,TMhelix_154_176,Inside_177_182,TMhelix_183_201,Outside_202_296); translated protein: MIDSNYKKIRFVLASILFLNLLVSFTKIFLGYYTNSQSVYADGFHSLSDGFNNIIGIVALSIAYKPADENHPYGHKKIETILSLFIGFILLLMSYNIFVDALKNFNKPLNLNISIFSILIMIATMIVNIFVTIYEKKKGEELNSSFLISDAKHTMSDVYVSASVVISLIGIKYLGLPEYFDTIISFLVVIFIFKTAITIIIDSSKILSDTKIINPELVEEIVYSFNDVKECHMIKSRGFDNFAFLELHVLVDENMSVKVAHSLSHDIETKIKKEIMKNVNVVIHIEPFGNSHIDEE
- a CDS encoding endonuclease-3 (product_source=KO:K10773; cath_funfam=1.10.1670.10,1.10.340.30; cog=COG0177; ko=KO:K10773; pfam=PF00730; smart=SM00478,SM00525; superfamily=48150; tigrfam=TIGR01083); this encodes MDKRALKIKEVLDKMYPDAYCELNFSNELELLIAVLLSAQTTDKSVNKLTKMLFKKYQSVDDYINADINELENDLRTIGLYKNKAKNIIKLANMLKNDFNKTIPHTREELERLPGVGRKTANVVLSCAFNVPTIAVDTHVERVAKRLKLAYKNDSVLKVEEKLMKKFPKEMWSKLHHQLIFFGRYHCKAINPNCNTCQLKELCRYPNINI
- a CDS encoding small subunit ribosomal protein S21 (product_source=KO:K02970; cath_funfam=1.20.5.1150; cog=COG0828; ko=KO:K02970; pfam=PF01165; tigrfam=TIGR00030), which gives rise to MSKVEVRNNESLDDALRRFKRQVSKTGTLQEARKREYYVKPGIKKKLKSEEARKKKF
- a CDS encoding putative DNA-binding transcriptional regulator YafY (product_source=COG2378; cog=COG2378; pfam=PF13280; superfamily=46785) → MSTRVANSIKMLEILRDGRKYKKNELAQLLQTNPRNIIEYRKDLYDAGYNIEYQNGTNGGYYLDSACLLPSVNLSNNEKTALLRSYDFLKNSDFFHLKNYYDALIKIKANFDSSNLLHESYINQARPVDIDLIDNYYKVLSNAISMHRKVSLKYESINSDTIKKTIIHPYELIRYQNFWYLIARDESSDKQFKIYKLSKRMKELTILEDKPFYFDEDFKASDYIGKTSLIKLERFEIELIATGASAVSLSEKKIGLDPVYDWVDQNTLCLKTTIEGKYNAIGLILSLGNNAKLVKPQSLVDEIKKIIEKMHNIYIDSSHL